The following DNA comes from Anticarsia gemmatalis isolate Benzon Research Colony breed Stoneville strain chromosome 10, ilAntGemm2 primary, whole genome shotgun sequence.
AAATCATACTTCTAGCCCCGGGGTAAAAGctattttgacataatattttccggtattttgcttttaaaaccGATTGCGTTTTTGTCATTGGCCTATTATAGGTCATGACGCTAATTGGGCCACCTAATTAATTGCTATTAATACTCACCTATTTAATTAGGACAAAAgttaataattctaataaactATCACGGTGGTCCAACTAACATAAATTATCACTATAATCAAGTAATTTTCTTCATTAACCTTAAGCCGACGATGTTTTTTtactgaatattatatttattctgcGAATTCATTATACACAGGTTACATAGTATGTTTAAACTACATTTAAAGCAGTTCAAGAGAATTTGGAAAGgtcaatttttttacaaaaatatgccttgtagtttttataaaagttatttatggaaaatatgtttattagatTTATAGACGCTGTGATCCGccatttctataaaaaaaaatctttataagaAATGCCTTTATGGTTGCCCATTAATTCGACCATCGATCGTGTCGAAGTGATAAAGAAATCATAAACGAAATCGTTGTTTCCTAAAAGGGGAGAAAATATGTACTTTATTGTCCTGATGTGATAATGTTATAACAGACTGTTCCTTTATTAATTCCGCGTCCcaaaaggcacgttaaattatttctctttgaccgtcgttaccagtagtcagaagtttgataGTCTGAAAACCAATTTTACAAATGAGTATCGCgttaacccaggtaactgtgttgtggaggtccgattgGCAGCCGCTAtacgtaaaatactggtattctgctGCATGCGGTGGGACTGGAAGCAgacttcaacatagtttggaagaaagactaggctgatttTGATTCCCGAATTAATTACCATTGGAGAGAGACCCACCACTGGTAACCTGATTTTCCTTGAAGCCCAGTTTGGTAACGTCCCCGCTAAAACAGGCTTGCCCCCCATTCTATGGGACTAAATTTttgatggcgaaacgtggatgtattgcATACACCTtcgaatatattatatatgtattaggtcggggaaaaagtcttttcgcattatagtatgtatgaacttgtaataaaatctctttggtttcaaaaatcacaaatgagtacatggttcattaggtttcttacAGTgcgctcgtgaggtacccaagtatcgagcttttttgtgtagagaaaagattttattacaagttcatacatactataatgcgaaaagactttttccccgacctgatataGAAATAACAGTTGTTTTAGTATgtaagtgtatgtatgtatatgtatgtatttgctTACATATTCTGTGTTGATACGCTACACGCTTTTTACTAGTTTGCATGTTTTTACTTAGAGCACAGTGTTTTGTTCAACATCCATCTACATGCAGCGGTCATCAATTATGGACGCGCATAATCATACTACTTGTGGTTCTTTGGGGTTAGGCAGATGGGTGTTATGCTTACTCTTCGTATATGTAGACTTATTTATTACGCAGGCTACCTTTCATGCCacatcaacaataataatattatgatctaTCAATATATCACCAAACCGAAAAATTTATCCGAATCGATTCAGCTGTTTTCACGGGGAAGAACAAATAAACATGCACGTTTTAGTAAGGATTCTTAAGGTCATCTATCAGGATAATGTATTTTAcggcagtttaaaaaaatagacaaaatcagaatatataaaaaaaatacgtgtggTAACAAGTTGTatagaaaaaacaattgaaaaccataatcttttataaaaatcgcTATTCCTCAGCAAGCGCTCCCGCTGTCGCTTATATCACCCGCTACCTCTCATCAATCGCACCACACCCCAACTTTTTGTCATACCCACATTATATGCAGATCCCTTGAAAGCAACACCGCTAACTTAGTTCTCTAGCTTTTTACCactcaacatttttttacacaCTCTTGTTGTTCAATTACCGACAAGGGCCGGATTTTAACTCGCTAGAATATCACTACTTGTACCATGCGAGAGCGAGATAGCGCTCTACAAGTTGTATAGCGTTGTCACTCTCTTACATAGAAGGTAAGAATGTTTGAAATACATTTGTACGTAATACAATGTCGTTAGGAAACGTCACAGGAAAAATGCagagataattattttgattgttttattgattgttAGTGTAACAGGTATTGTTGCGaagattatttgttttgttatcatCTGTTAACTCTTCCGTGTTATCGTGTGACAGTCTGAGTTAGTAgggactttttattgtttttagatGTCTATCATAAATTACAGCATTAGCTAATTAAACCGGAAAATATGGTTGTCGCAATAAACGATGCACAGTTATGTAGCTAAGTGTTTACAAATCAGAATACTGCTTGCATGGTAGAGTAATTATAAGAGCTCTATTAGACAACCGGCGTCTTACTTCTTTGAATAGGAAGGTGTCACAGCTTAGAAGATGTAatccatacatatataaaaaataacgaaagtCTGTGTGTCTGTTACTATTTCATAGCTAAACCGCTTAACCGATGCACGCGACAGTGATAAAATCAAGCATAGGATTCCCTGAATACCTAGTATCAAACATAGGGTACTTCATTTTAGACATCCACGCATAAATATAGctaattaataagtttaaaaacatcgtgatatgatatactagctgactcgcgcaacttcgcttgcgtcacataagaaagaatgggtcaaaattttccccgtttttttttacattttttactggtactctgctcctattgcgtgatgatatatagccttcctcgataaaaaggctatctaacactgaaataatttttcaaatcggaccagtagttcctgagattagcgcgttcaaacaaacaaacaaacaaactctgcaactttataatattagtatagattttcataaaatgtcACTGGACCcgtataaattaacaaaaagtaTGATTTCAAATGATTACTTACAATTAGCTTGAAATATcaataagacaaataaaacgaaCGTAATGATAATGAATTGTAACATCCTCCTACATTACTCTCCCAATTACATGGCTTATTAAGAAATAAGAACTCTCGGCTCGAGTGCGGGAAACGTTAATGATActtataattaactaattatcGTAAATCTTTGTGTAATTGCTCTTGCATTCGTTTgctattgatattgtttgagCATTGTATCAGtgaagattttatttatgagaTTATTTACTAGGTTATGTGTTAAAACTATATGAAGATTAAACTAGTAGttataaaagctaaaaaatgtttattaattcgTGTTATGATGTCCCAATCTGAGTGGCTGATTCTATTCCCGTGAGAAAACCCttacatacttattaataaatacaaattttataagaaCAAGAGTCTACCTATGTCGTATGTATATGTCTGCAACGCTTTAACGATTAGGTACAAGTGGCTAAAAAGCGAAAcccattttgatgaaattgcaCAGAGCTAGCTGACCGTGATACATAGGCTTCTtaatttactgttatttaaGCATACGATGTTCCAATAACcgtattatttatatagttcTTTATTAAGAAGTATAATACTTATATGAGAGTCGGTAGGCAAGATtcataaacttgtattttaacctttttataTACCAGTAGGTGTTTTTAATAGCAATTCGATTGTCGGTTTGTTtcatcaatctatactaatattataaagctgaagagtttgtttgtttgtttgtttgtttgtttgtttgtttgaacgcgctaatctcaggaactactggtccgatttgaaaaattctttcagtgttagatagtccatttatcgaggaaggttataggctatatatcatcacgctactaccaataggagcagaataccagtgaaaaatgttacaaaaacggggaaaatttttaacttacgtaacgcaagcgaagttgcgcgggtcagctagtaaataatataattacaatacatAATTCTCAGTCGCATCACGAAACAAATTGTCGATGCATTGCTTTTTATATCTCAATATCGATCACCTTCGATTGAGTCCTCGACAATTACGCCGCAAAAAGCGTACAGTAGCGGCTTGTACCGATTCATTACGGCGACGCGTAAAAACGCGTAATTACACCCTGTATGACGCGAATATGCGTCTGAATACAAATGCGACATGATTACACTGTTGTGGCGGATATACATTATTGACGTAAAGGCGTAGAATTATAATGCgaattatgtatgttttgttacTCATTTTAGCTGCTAAATGCcaattttggaaaaaatattatgtatgtcttcCCTCATCCAGTAGGACTTTAAGGAACTAAGAAAAGGGCTACTAGACTTTAACAGTTAAAATATTGGTTAGTTATCACAACATATCCCAAGCAAATTTTcttcaatacatacatacatgtatttcTGAAGATTTGCTGCTACAGATCGAAAATCAGACGATGTGATGatgaaacaatttgtaatttaaaattaccattaaagtttagtttttattaaatttattatagataattaactagaactaaacattaaattaatacattaaataataattttatatgtacaaacgaaaaaaaaaaaataataataataaaggaactaaacataaataaaattaaaattaaaataaggcatcataaaatatctccgcatcgccgtccccgggtaacgtgcccagaaggctggcagcattgccacgttgaatggcaatgcttattctttgccctaagtaaaggccagccCTCTGGTCACGTGTCGTGCTGATTATTCGGCGAGAGATATCAAAGAAAATTTTTTTTGCACTCGGACCCCACGACCCCATCGTCTCAACTCCGAACGGCTCAAATATGCAATCACCAATAAGATTTGCATATTTGCGTCGTTTGAGGGACTCTGCAGCTGCAGCAGCAGCGCCGGAGCAAATCGACGTGCTAGGAAGATGTGATGGCGCAAGGGTATCGACGCAAGTTGCGTCCCATACCAAAGGCCTACCCATCTTCCAAGGTAGCAACGACATACCATCAGGTCTCTTGCCATCGTCACGTGCCAGCCCATTAGGTTCAAGAACAGCTGGCACGCCGGCGGTGACAAGAGCACGACGAATTATGTCATTTAAGCTGCAATGACGTGAAATGCGGCCGGCGCTCCTACTACAGGAGAGGCCGTGATGTCCGAGGTTGTCGACTAGTACACCGCAATGACAGCGGTGCGGAGATACACAAGGTGCCCCTACACGGAGGCAGGCAGCAAGTCGGAAGGTGGCGTCGTCCAACATAATCCCTACATTGGACGACGGGAGAGCCTGCAGCCATAAACCCGATTCCCACTCACCCACAGCCAGAAGGCGCGCGCGCTCTGCGGCAGTGGAAGTGCTGTCCAGAAGGGACTGCCTTACCTTGGCGCAGAGCGGCACGTCCCACTGTCTTTGGCAGGAAGGGTTAGTGGGAGCATCTATATTTGGACAAGCCATTTTCCAGGCATTTAAGGCGTCAGTCTTACAAAGCACCTCGGAATTAACCAGTTTTAAGGGTtctacccaactagcacacaagctgcttatacagtcgttatacagcctgatagttgcataagagtcgttcaaatgctgtacaattctctacgagttgtatactagctatttaaaaaaccctttaacagctaggcgggatagtagccgtttagtaggaaactaatgacttatagtgatatatgagcatgtaattgcatcgctagacagcctagggaagtataactgagttaatggaatcttctataacaccgttaactgtataaggggactttaggagataaaggagtttaaacggagttatgcgttgcgcttatagcg
Coding sequences within:
- the LOC142976226 gene encoding uncharacterized protein LOC142976226; its protein translation is MACPNIDAPTNPSCQRQWDVPLCAKVRQSLLDSTSTAAERARLLAVGEWESGLWLQALPSSNVGIMLDDATFRLAACLRVGAPCVSPHRCHCGVLVDNLGHHGLSCSRSAGRISRHCSLNDIIRRALVTAGVPAVLEPNGLARDDGKRPDGMSLLPWKMGRPLVWDATCVDTLAPSHLPSTSICSGAAAAAAESLKRRKYANLIGDCIFEPFGVETMGSWGPSAKKIFFDISRRIISTTRDQRAGLYLGQRISIAIQRGNAASLLGTLPGDGDAEIFYDALF